GTTAGCAAAGCCTTCCCAGCGAAGGACTCATCGGTCACGGCCATACTTTGGCTGACGTCCAAAAGGACTGTTACTTGAGAATCTTCTACCGTCTGCTGATCCGTACGCTTGGTAGGTTTCAGGAAAAATACTAACGCCCCCGCCAACGCTATTAGTCGAAGCGTTCCCAGCAAAACGGCTGCCCCGCGGGGCAGGTTGGCGGCCTCGCGACCGTATTGCCAGATGACATACAACAGGGCGACCACACTGCCGGCAATGATCAGTCCCAAAAGCACCCGCGGATCATCGGCGTCCGCCAGTCGCTCGAACTGATAGATCGTCAGGTCACTTGCTGTGGCAAGTAGGTATTGAGTTGGGAGGCAAGTCATGCGAGCGACCTCCGCACTGTCGATGCGTTTCCTGCTCGATGATAGCTCGCGGCAACAGCAGTTAGTTGCTCGATGGCTAGAACGACCAGAAGACTCCAGAAGAGGACCTCGCGCAACGGGTAACCGGCGGCTCCTTCCTCACCTTTCGCGGCTCGCGAAGCCAAAAGAAACTCGTAATCGATGCCCTTGAGAACCTCTGACAACTCAACTCGACCTAACGACTTCAAGTCTCCTTCGCCGATAGGCACATTGACGGCAATCGCTGGAGAAGCGTCGTGACGCAACGATTCCTTTTGCTCGCTTGGCGACAATTGAAAACGCCATACGCCACTGGTGGCAGGCTCGGGCGCAGCGAACTTCAAGCCTCTGTCGTCTGGTACTCCTAATAGAGCAACCGACTCCTTCCCCGCACTGGGTGGGACAAGCCTTGCTTCGGCCTGAAAAGCGTTCTCGTCGACATGGATCGCTAGTTTTTCTCCAGAGGTTGCAAGGCGAAACTGGCGTCTGGCCGCCGTCAGGTAGCCTGCCAGTTCATTCGCATAGACGGGAAACATCGGGTTCACCCCCCAGTTGCTCCACACACCGAGTTGCGTCTCTCTTGGAGAGAGCTTGCAGAGTTGGGCCACAACCCTTCCAGCCCCAAGTTGCTTTTCGACCACGAAGGGGGAGTCGTTGCGGAGTCGGGCTATTACTTTGGTATCCTCATCGGTCCCAGCCTGCGATTGGGGATCCACAGAGAAGTAGAAGTTCGTCCTGACTAACTCAAGGAAACCGTTCCGTTGTCCGGTAAACATGCGGAAGATTGGATGCCTGGTCACGCGGACTTCAGGGAGCTGACTTTCTCGATCCACCAGTAGTTGGGTCGGTCTGTCGATGGGCACAGGCATCAGCCCCTTGCCGTCGCGGTAAAGCTGGGAGTTGTAAAAGGATCGCTCCGTCTGAGGCCCTAAGAAGATCGCCAAACCTCCTCCGCCATCGACATAGTTTTCCAAGGCTTCAATCTCAGGGCGATCAAGCTGGGGAACGTCAAGCAAGAAGATAGCGGCGAATCGCTCTAGCTCAGCGTGTCTGCGCAAGAAATCGATTCGTTCCACCTGTGGATTCCAACCCGCCAGACTCTTACCACCGGGGCTGAGGGCCGTTTTGAGAAAGTAACCGTCATCCCCGAGTTTTGAGCCATCGATGATCAATAGCGGCATGGTTTTGGGGAAGGAAGCTGCGAAGTAGCGGGTGTTGTCAAGCCGAATCGGATCTCGCGATACCGAACTAGGATCGATTCGTGCAGTTAGGGCATGAGTTCCTGCCGTTTGAAAATTGACGCGAATTCGCTGGGTCGCAGACTCTCCGGGGGAAATGCTCTCGTAACGGATTGCCGGAAGGCGGTTCTTGTCCGCTTCGACGAGAACCGTCACTTCACTTGCGTCCTTTTCAGAGTAATTGGTCACTTCAACGGAGTACCAAGTCTCAACATTGGCAGCCCGGAGGCCGTCTTCAGGCTCTAGTTTTGTGATCGCCAGATTCGCTCGTGACTGCGTCACACATTGTACTAATCTCAGATGGTCAACTTGCTCGCGGAATCGTTTAACGAGTTGAGCTAGTTGGGTTTCTTCTCTCCATTGTTCTTGGCGGTAATCGGAAACAACGTACGCGGTACGTGACTCATCAGCCGTGGAATCTGGAAGTCTTAAAGCTGCTTGGAGCGCATCAACGGGTCCGGCCATACTTTCCGAGGGCCGCAGCGAGCCAAACTGCTCCGACAGCTCCTCCAGGAGCTTGCCGTTCAAGTCACGCTCAGAAAACTCAGAGGTCGCTCCTACGCTAAGCGATTCCGCTTCTGAAAACCGAATAATCGTGACGGTCTGTTTGCCTTCAGCATTGTTGGCCTGAGTCAGTAACCTCTGAATCGCTGCTTTCGCTTCAGCAAATGCCGTCGTATCGTCCCATTCGTCGGACATCGAGTAACTATCATCGAGTAGAAAGATATGATGCGTGACTCCTGCCCCGAAAAACTTGGCCCAGGCAGGCTGGATCACAGGCTTCGCAAGCATGCCAAGAATTACGGCAACTGCCA
The genomic region above belongs to Lacipirellulaceae bacterium and contains:
- a CDS encoding BatA domain-containing protein, giving the protein MTYLLPTILKYGWPLVLVPLLIHLINLRRRRVVEWAAMDFLLESQKRNRKWIVLRQLLLWLLRTLAVAVILGMLAKPVIQPAWAKFFGAGVTHHIFLLDDSYSMSDEWDDTTAFAEAKAAIQRLLTQANNAEGKQTVTIIRFSEAESLSVGATSEFSERDLNGKLLEELSEQFGSLRPSESMAGPVDALQAALRLPDSTADESRTAYVVSDYRQEQWREETQLAQLVKRFREQVDHLRLVQCVTQSRANLAITKLEPEDGLRAANVETWYSVEVTNYSEKDASEVTVLVEADKNRLPAIRYESISPGESATQRIRVNFQTAGTHALTARIDPSSVSRDPIRLDNTRYFAASFPKTMPLLIIDGSKLGDDGYFLKTALSPGGKSLAGWNPQVERIDFLRRHAELERFAAIFLLDVPQLDRPEIEALENYVDGGGGLAIFLGPQTERSFYNSQLYRDGKGLMPVPIDRPTQLLVDRESQLPEVRVTRHPIFRMFTGQRNGFLELVRTNFYFSVDPQSQAGTDEDTKVIARLRNDSPFVVEKQLGAGRVVAQLCKLSPRETQLGVWSNWGVNPMFPVYANELAGYLTAARRQFRLATSGEKLAIHVDENAFQAEARLVPPSAGKESVALLGVPDDRGLKFAAPEPATSGVWRFQLSPSEQKESLRHDASPAIAVNVPIGEGDLKSLGRVELSEVLKGIDYEFLLASRAAKGEEGAAGYPLREVLFWSLLVVLAIEQLTAVAASYHRAGNASTVRRSLA